The nucleotide window CGAGCTGAAGAACGCGTAGCTCGATCCAGCGACCGCTGTCGCTCATCGGTGACGGTTAGCGTGACGCCATGCCCGGTCATCTGCTGACCATCGAGGAGTACGCGGCCCTCGGTGGCACCGACGTCGGTTTCACCGAGCTGCTGGAGGGCCGGGTGGTGACCTGCCCCTGGTCCGGGCGACGGCACGACCTGGCGGTCTGCCTGCTGGCGGCGGCCCTCGAGCGGCAACTGCCCACGGGGCTCGCGTTCGTCGTCGCCAACGACCTGGACCTGGGCCTGAGCCCGGACGACGGCCCGGGCTTCGCCCGCCGCCCCGACCTGCTGATCCTCGGCCGCGCCGCACTCGACCGCGGCGAGCGGTTGTTGCGCGCGGCCGACGTGCTGCTCGTGGTGGAGGTGGTGGCGCCGGGCTCGAAGCGGACGGACTGCCGGGTGAAGCACGCGGAGTACGCGGACGCGGGGATTCCGCACTACTGGATCGTCGACCTGGCCGAGCGGGTGTCGGTGATCGCGTGCCGGCTGGGCGGTTCGGGCTACGTCGACGCACCGGCGGTCACCGGGACGTTCGTGACCGAGCTGCCCTTCCCGGCGCGGCTCGATCTCGACGCGTTGATCCCTTGAGAGAGCGGATAGTTCGCCGGTTCGAGGCAAAGGTGTCACACGCTCGGTACAGATACGGTCACTCATGGTTGCACCTGAGTCGTGAGACAATGCCGGGCGACGTGAGGAGACGTTGTGATCGCACTTCCCAAGCCGGGCCCCGCTCGCTGGCTGGAGATCCCTGATCACCTGCTGACGATCGAGGAGTACGCGGCGCTCGGTGAAACCGACACAGGTTTCACCGAGCTCGTGGAAGGCCGCATCGTGATGTCCCCCAGTCCCAGCAGAAAGCACAACAAGGCGGCTTGGATGTTGGGCCGGCAGCTGGAATCCCAGCTGCCCCCGGAACTCGATTTCACCCCGGACGTCGACGTGGATCTCGGTTTGGCGCCCCGCGGTGAGCCGGGGTTTTCGCGCCGTCCCGATCTGGTGATCACGACCCGCGAGGCAAGTGCTCGCGTGGATGAAGAAGGCGACATGTATCGCGCCGACGA belongs to Amycolatopsis tolypomycina and includes:
- a CDS encoding Uma2 family endonuclease, translated to MPGHLLTIEEYAALGGTDVGFTELLEGRVVTCPWSGRRHDLAVCLLAAALERQLPTGLAFVVANDLDLGLSPDDGPGFARRPDLLILGRAALDRGERLLRAADVLLVVEVVAPGSKRTDCRVKHAEYADAGIPHYWIVDLAERVSVIACRLGGSGYVDAPAVTGTFVTELPFPARLDLDALIP
- a CDS encoding Uma2 family endonuclease, which produces MIALPKPGPARWLEIPDHLLTIEEYAALGETDTGFTELVEGRIVMSPSPSRKHNKAAWMLGRQLESQLPPELDFTPDVDVDLGLAPRGEPGFSRRPDLVITTREASARVDEEGDMYRADEVVVVVEFVSPGSKRTDYHVKHDEYADAGIPHYWIIDITDPISLVACHQAGEFGYMDAAAVTGTFATDVPFPVKIDLTALLD